The Flavobacterium johnsoniae genomic sequence GCAATTAATGCCTCACGATTTTAATATAATCGAAAAAATACCAACAACTTTAAACGGTAAAATTGATCGTAAGGAATTAGCAAAATACAAAGCCAATAAAAAAATCTCTTATACGGCACCTCGCACTGAAGAAGAAAATATTGTAGCGACGATCTGGAAAGAAAGCTTAAATCTAGAGAACATAGATATTTTTAGTGATTTCTTCGAAATGGGCGGACATTCGATAAAAGGTGTTAAAGTGATGATTGAAATTGAAAAACATACTGGAATCCGAATTCCGTTGTCTTCTCTATTCAAATATTCAACGGTTGAGAAATTTGCTAAACTATTAAACACAGGAACAGAAATTTATTCTGATTGTTTAGTTCCGATAAAACCTGCTGGAAACAAAGTGCCTCTTTTCATAATTCATGGAGCAGGATTGAATGTTTTAAACTTTATGAATTTGAGTAAACATTTTGATGAAGATCAGCCTATTTACGGAATTCAAGGTACTAAACCAAAAGGTTTTGACGGATGGTATGAATCAATTGAAGCTATGGCTGCGCATTACATTGATGCTATTATCAAAGTAAATCCGAAAGGTCCTTATGCTTTGGCTGGTTTTTCTTTTGGAGGTATTGTTGCTTTTGAAATGACACGCCAATTGAAAGAACAAGGAAAAGAAGTAAGCTTAACTGGCCTACTCGATTCTTATGTTGATTCTTCTTATTATTATGGAAGTTACAGAAGAAAACAACTTGTAAGATACTTCGATTTAACTCATAAAAGATTAGACTTTTTAAAGGAAATGTTATTAAGCTGGAAAGCTTTCAAAATGCGTATTAATGGAAAAAGAGAATATATACTGCAAAGACATTTTGGAAAAAAAGTCGAAATGACCGAGCAAGAAGAATTAGCATTGCAGCAATTTATTGAAGCCGATCGTATGGTGAAAAAAATTGTTGATCTCTATCATCTTAAACCTCAAAATTTTAGAGTGGATTTATTCCGATCAAAAGATGATGAAAATTACAAATTAGATCCGACGCATTTAGGATGGAAAAAAGCGGCTTTAGGTGGTGTTACAATTCATAGCATTTCAGGAAATCACCTCAACATTGTTGCTCCGCCAAATGACAAAGTTTTAGCGAGATTACTTCAAGATATACTAGATGAAAACCATGAAAACCTCTAAGCTCTCTATTTCGTTTTTAGAGATAAAAGGTGTTGATTTTAGTCCAGAAAAAGGGTATTCTTTAGATAGTGATGATATTGTTATTTACACTATTTATTTGCCCAATTTCATGGATATGAAATCAGATTTATCTCAATTTCTAAATTCTATTGAACTCAAAAGAGTCAAAAGATATTATAAAGAAATTGACAAAGATAGATTTATCATCTACCGATCTATTTTAAAGCTCATTTTAGCAGCTTATACAAAACTAAATATCAAAAACATTTATCTTGATTATGACTTTAATAAAAAACCGTATTTAGCTTCGCATCCTTGGCTGCATTTTAATATTTCTCACTCAGAAGACTTTGCAACGATTGCGGTTTCTAGAAAAAAAGTAGGTTTAGATATTGAATATATGAGCAAAGATTTCAACTTTACAAGTATGCTGCCAGATGTTTTTAACGATGATGAAACAAAAATAATTGAGAATGCCAATGATAAAAAAAATACTTTTTACACTTTATGGACAAGAAAAGAAGCCTTTGTTAAAGCTTTAGGAAAAGGTATCGACGAAGATTTTAAATACATTCCTTGTCTTGATGGCGAACATAATCTTGATTTTTCATTAATAAAAAACTCTCAAAACTGGCAAGTAAGAAGTTTTGATCTAGCAGATGATTATTTGGGCGCGATAGCTTTTGAAGGTTTGCCAACAACTTCTGTAAACATAAATTTGTATAATGTATCGCAAAATATATTTTCATTGTTAGAAATGGTCAAATAGCATCATTTCTTCATTCTATGAAATAAAAAAAAATTAAATATCAGATTTAAAAGCTGCTTTATTAAGTGGCTTTTTTTATTTGCTTTATGTTAAATAAATACTATATCGATTTTTCTTTTTCACTTTTATGAATGTTAGCTATTTGCAAAGCAACTCAAAAACCAATTTTAACAAAATTATCGCCATTATTTTGACCATATCTTTGAAAATCATGCGAAATAATCGAAAAATTATTCCATTTACTGATAAAAGTTATAGATTTGTTTCAAAAAACAATAGCAATTTTATTCCTTAAATGGAGAATACCTCAACAGATATTTTATTATGGCAACAGATAAAAAAAGGTGATATTACCGCCTTTGAAAAGCTGTATGATATCTATGCTGATGTTTTACTTACTTTTGCTTTACAATATACTAACGAAGAATCTCTTGCCAAAGATGCGATTCATGATGTTTTCTTAGACATTTACAAATACAGAAGCGGTCTCGCCGAAAATGTAAATGTAAAATCGTATTTGTTTAAAATTACCCAGAGAAATGTTTTCAAAAAGAATAAAGCATCTCAAAAAATATTTTCTTTAAGTTCTGATTATGATTCGGTTATACTAAAAGAACTTTCTTTTGAAGACACCTTAATCGAAGAAGAAAATAATACTGCCCTAAATTCCAAACTGGCTTTTGCAATGCAGGAACTTACCGAAAAGCAACGCAAAGCATTGTTCTACAGATTTAATGAAGACAAACCTTATGAAGAAATTGCATCTATTTTAGACATTTCTATCGAGTCTTGTAGAACACTGATATACAGATGTTTGAAAGAACTCAGAAAAAAACTTTAAAAAAAGGTTATTTTTTATGTCTATGTTTTACAAGAGTTGTTCTCTTAGTATTATATACCCCATAAAAACATCGCCTTGCAAATTAATTTTAACAAAATATCGAACGATGAAAAAGATTCTTTAAAGAATCAAATTCGTCACGGACTGATCGAACTTCAGCAAAAAGAATCTAGACGCAGGAAAAAGAAAAGATTTCTTGCTTACGGAGCTGCTGCGAGTGTCGTTTTATTAGTCGCTTTATTTATGAATCAGAATTCATCAGAAAGCGCCAAACCTCTAACAGCATTAGAGCAATTTGCCCAAAATTCTAAATCGACAGAATCAAACCTAGATTTAGAGAATATTTCTCTTGTCTTGCAAGATCAGAAAACTATTTCGGTGGAAGATAGTACTGTAATTAGCTACGGAAAAAACGGCGAAAAAGTTACTGTTGGTCAACAAGCAATAAACACAAATTCTAATAGCGCTTCGGCTTTTAATACGGTTAGAGTTCCTTACGGTAAAAGAACACAAATCGTTTTGACTGACGGAACAACTGTTTGGCTAAACTCGGGTTCTTCGCTAATTTATCCGACTCAGTTTGATGGATCTATTCGTGAAGTATACCTAACTGGTGAAGCCGCTTTTGATGTGGCTCATAACAAAGCCAAACCATTCTTTGTAAAAACAAAAGAATGCAATGTAAGAGTGCTTGGAACGGTTTTCAATGTGAGTTCTTATCCAGAAGATGAAACGGTGCAAACGGCTTTATTGCAAGGAAAAGTTAGAATTACTTACAACAAAAAAGGATTCTTAAACAATCAGGAGCTTCAGGAAGATTTGACACCAGGAATGATTGCTACAATCAATAAAGATAAAAAACAGCTAAAAGTAGAACATAAAGATGTTGCTTCGATTCTGTCTTGGCGAGAAGGTTATTTTACTTTCAAAAGTCAGTCTTTGAATACCATTTTGAGCAAGCTTTCAAAATATTATAAAATAGAATTCATTAAGGGATCAAACCTAAATCTGGATGCTAATTATTCGGGTTCTTTCGCATTAAATGAAAATCTTAATTCGCTGGCAAATACATTATCCAGCATTACAAATAACAGCTGTACTGTTAACGCAAACCAAAGAACTATTACAATTAAATAAATAAAAAAATCAATTCAAAAACCGTAAATGCCTATGATATAAAACCAAAAATAAACATATCAACCTTATTTGTAAAAACTAACCAAAAAAAAACCAAAAGATGTTGGAACCATCTTTTGGCATTGTAGAACGGTAGTCAACGCTAATTGACTAACTCTTAAATTCAAAACAAAATTATGAATAAAAAACATAATTCAGAAAAGTATTTTTCTGGACGATACCACTATTACCTATATCTGCTGCTTATGAGATCTGTTACTGCATTTATCTGGATAAGTATGTGTAGTTTATATGCGAACCCTTCTTTAGGACAAAATAAAATACATGTTCGTTTCAAGAACACTCCGCTAACTGAAGTTTTTTCTACTTTAGAAAAACAGACTAATTATGTCTTTTTCTATAATGATGACGTTTTAAAGTCTGCCAATACCATTACTTTGGATAAAGACGCAACTATAGAAGAAATCTTAAACAACGCCTTAAAAAGCAATAATTTAACTTTTGATATTATTGATAAACAAGTTGTTGTAAAAAGAAATAAAAAGAAAGCAGAACAATTAGAATATGAACTAACAGGAAAAGTTACCGATAAAAAAGGCGCTCCGCTTATTGGTGTAAACGTAATCTTAAAAGGAAAACAAAACTGGGATATTACCAGAAAAGAAGGAGAATATAGAATGAGAGTTTCTCCTTATGATACTATTGTTTTCAGTTCTTTAGGTTTTAAAACCGTTACAGTTGCTGTAAACAATAAAAGAGTTATTGACGCAACATTAGTACCAGATGTTATGGAACTTCATTCTGTAGAAATCCCAGTATCAAATGGTTATACTGAAATTCCGAAAGAAAGAGTTACTGGAGCAATTGGCGTAATGACTGCAAAAGAATTGGCAGAAGTTCCAACAGTTGACATTCAGTCAAGATTAGAAGGAAAAATGGCAGGTGTAAATGTCGATCCAAGAACTGGTTCTATCAGTGTTCGAGGAACTAATAATTTTAGCGGAACGGGATCGCCGTTGATAGTTATTGATGGTTTTCCGCAATCTAGAGAAGATTTCGCCTTCTCTAAAAGAGGTGTTCCGGGATCTTCTATTTTAAGTTTTCTTAACCCAGACGATGTAGAAAGCATTACCGTTTTAAAAGATGCTGCTGCAAGTTCAATTTGGGGATCAATGGCTGCAAATGGAGTTATTGTCATTACAACCAAAAAAGGTAAAAAAGGCGAGCCAACAATCAATTTTAACACCACTACAAGCGTTGGAGAAAAAATCGATTTGGGAAAACTTCGCGTTATGAATACTGCTCAATATATTGATTACGAAAAAGACCTTGTAAATGGCGGATTCGTTGTTGACAATATTTCAAACTGGCAGGCGCTTAATCCGAGTGCTGCACAAGAAATAATGTTTAGACAAAAAAGAGGTGAAATCACTGTTGCTCAAAGAGATCAATTGTTGGCACAACTTGGACAAAATGATAATTTAGGACAGATAAACAGATATTTGTTAAGAAATTCACTTACAACTCAATATGATTTATCCATAAATGGAGGAAATGAAAAAAGCACGTATTATTTGTCTTTAGGATATAATAAGGATCAAGCAGCAATGCAAGGAAATGATTCTAAATCTTATAACATTACATTAAACAACTCTTTTCAGCTTAAAAGCTTCTTAAAGTTAAACACAGGAATTAATTACGTTCCAACAACGTATCAAACTAATACAGTTGCAAACGAAGCTTTGTCTAATGTATCGGCTACGGCTTTACGTCCTTACGATATGATTGCCGATGAAAACGGAAACGGAATTGATCGTTATTATCTTTTTAGACCAGAAGTTTCTAAAGGATTTGAAGCAAAAGGATATCTGCCTTGGTCTTACAATTTTTTAGATGAACTAAATTATTCTAATGTAATAACAAAAGGTGCAAATATCAGATTAAATGCAAGTTTAACAGCAACTGTTACAAATTGGTTAAACTTTGAAGCATCTGGAATGTATACTTCTATTACAAACAAAACCAAATCGTTAAGCGAGTTAGATAGTTATTATACTCGAAATATGATTAACCAGGCAACATCTGTTAATACAGCTGGAAAACTAGTTTATGGTATACCGTTGGGATCTTATTTATATAATACGAACACTAACAACGATAATCAAAGTATGCGTTTTCAAATGAATATCAATAAGAATTTTAACGAAAATAATAGTTTACATTTCTTAGCGGGTACAGAAGTTAGAGAAGAACGCAGAGAAGGTTCTAGCCAAAGATATTACGGATATAATATTGACACTAATTCTGGACAATCTGTAAACCCAACAGTTTATTACAATACGGTTTACGGATGGCAAAGTATGATTGGAACTTCTGATAATAGTATCAGTATATCAAGAAGTCGTTATTTATCTTACTACGGATTGGGTTCTTATGATTTTATGAACCGTTACCATGTTTCAGGAAGTATTCGTTTTGATGATGCAAACATAATTGGAGCTTCTAGAAAAAATAGAGCATTGCCACTTTGGTCTGCAGGAGGTAAATGGGATATTAATAAAGAATTTTTCTTAAGAGATGTAAACTGGCTGAGCAATTTAGCTTTTAGAATTACTTATGGTAAAGGCGGAAGTTCTCCAAGCGGCGGATTTGGAAGCCAAAGTCCTGTAATTAGTATCGGAAGTGTAGATTTTAATACGCAATTGCCAACAGCTTCTATCTCGATACCAGAAAATCCTGAAATTAAATGGGAAACAACAACAACGTTAAATTACGGTTTAGATTACGGTTTCTTCAATAATCGTTTAAGAGGAAGTGTTGATTTCTATTATAAAAAAACTGAAGATATTTTAGCAAATCTTCCTTTCAATCCAACTTACGGATGGTCTTATGTAAATTATAATACAGCAACTCTAAAAGGACACGGCGTAGATGCATCTCTTTCGGGAACTGTAATAAATGCGGCTTTTAAATGGAACAGTAGTATAAATTTCTCTTATAATACTAATGAAGTTACAGACTCTCGATATGTATTAAATAGCACCAATCAGTATTTTGGTTCATCACCAATGGTTGGAACAAGTATCGGAACAATCTATGCTTACAAATGGGCTGGTTTAGATGCAACCGGACAATCTCAAGTTTATAAAAAAGACGGCACAATTGTAACTTCTAATCAAGGTATTGCATCAATTGATAAAGACGACCTGAAAAAAATGGGAACTTCATTTGCTCCTTATTTTGGAGGATTTATGAATGATTTCTCTTTTAAAAATTTCAGATTAGGAGTACAGATGACTTATTACGCTGGACACGTATTTAGAAATACAGTATTACAAAATTATCCTTCTTATTCTGGAGTACAATATGGAG encodes the following:
- a CDS encoding RNA polymerase sigma factor, producing MENTSTDILLWQQIKKGDITAFEKLYDIYADVLLTFALQYTNEESLAKDAIHDVFLDIYKYRSGLAENVNVKSYLFKITQRNVFKKNKASQKIFSLSSDYDSVILKELSFEDTLIEEENNTALNSKLAFAMQELTEKQRKALFYRFNEDKPYEEIASILDISIESCRTLIYRCLKELRKKL
- a CDS encoding SusC/RagA family TonB-linked outer membrane protein, whose translation is MNKKHNSEKYFSGRYHYYLYLLLMRSVTAFIWISMCSLYANPSLGQNKIHVRFKNTPLTEVFSTLEKQTNYVFFYNDDVLKSANTITLDKDATIEEILNNALKSNNLTFDIIDKQVVVKRNKKKAEQLEYELTGKVTDKKGAPLIGVNVILKGKQNWDITRKEGEYRMRVSPYDTIVFSSLGFKTVTVAVNNKRVIDATLVPDVMELHSVEIPVSNGYTEIPKERVTGAIGVMTAKELAEVPTVDIQSRLEGKMAGVNVDPRTGSISVRGTNNFSGTGSPLIVIDGFPQSREDFAFSKRGVPGSSILSFLNPDDVESITVLKDAAASSIWGSMAANGVIVITTKKGKKGEPTINFNTTTSVGEKIDLGKLRVMNTAQYIDYEKDLVNGGFVVDNISNWQALNPSAAQEIMFRQKRGEITVAQRDQLLAQLGQNDNLGQINRYLLRNSLTTQYDLSINGGNEKSTYYLSLGYNKDQAAMQGNDSKSYNITLNNSFQLKSFLKLNTGINYVPTTYQTNTVANEALSNVSATALRPYDMIADENGNGIDRYYLFRPEVSKGFEAKGYLPWSYNFLDELNYSNVITKGANIRLNASLTATVTNWLNFEASGMYTSITNKTKSLSELDSYYTRNMINQATSVNTAGKLVYGIPLGSYLYNTNTNNDNQSMRFQMNINKNFNENNSLHFLAGTEVREERREGSSQRYYGYNIDTNSGQSVNPTVYYNTVYGWQSMIGTSDNSISISRSRYLSYYGLGSYDFMNRYHVSGSIRFDDANIIGASRKNRALPLWSAGGKWDINKEFFLRDVNWLSNLAFRITYGKGGSSPSGGFGSQSPVISIGSVDFNTQLPTASISIPENPEIKWETTTTLNYGLDYGFFNNRLRGSVDFYYKKTEDILANLPFNPTYGWSYVNYNTATLKGHGVDASLSGTVINAAFKWNSSINFSYNTNEVTDSRYVLNSTNQYFGSSPMVGTSIGTIYAYKWAGLDATGQSQVYKKDGTIVTSNQGIASIDKDDLKKMGTSFAPYFGGFMNDFSFKNFRLGVQMTYYAGHVFRNTVLQNYPSYSGVQYGAVAKDELVAQRWRQAGDEATTNVPGLTNISYNSLNRYQYADINVLPADNIRLQQVSLGYNVPSEWLQKTFIKSLSFNFAARNLGLLWVKNDLGIDPQYLSNGNYNTLAPQRNYTLQFNFSF
- a CDS encoding 4'-phosphopantetheinyl transferase family protein, with amino-acid sequence MKTSKLSISFLEIKGVDFSPEKGYSLDSDDIVIYTIYLPNFMDMKSDLSQFLNSIELKRVKRYYKEIDKDRFIIYRSILKLILAAYTKLNIKNIYLDYDFNKKPYLASHPWLHFNISHSEDFATIAVSRKKVGLDIEYMSKDFNFTSMLPDVFNDDETKIIENANDKKNTFYTLWTRKEAFVKALGKGIDEDFKYIPCLDGEHNLDFSLIKNSQNWQVRSFDLADDYLGAIAFEGLPTTSVNINLYNVSQNIFSLLEMVK
- a CDS encoding FecR family protein, whose amino-acid sequence is MQINFNKISNDEKDSLKNQIRHGLIELQQKESRRRKKKRFLAYGAAASVVLLVALFMNQNSSESAKPLTALEQFAQNSKSTESNLDLENISLVLQDQKTISVEDSTVISYGKNGEKVTVGQQAINTNSNSASAFNTVRVPYGKRTQIVLTDGTTVWLNSGSSLIYPTQFDGSIREVYLTGEAAFDVAHNKAKPFFVKTKECNVRVLGTVFNVSSYPEDETVQTALLQGKVRITYNKKGFLNNQELQEDLTPGMIATINKDKKQLKVEHKDVASILSWREGYFTFKSQSLNTILSKLSKYYKIEFIKGSNLNLDANYSGSFALNENLNSLANTLSSITNNSCTVNANQRTITIK